A single region of the Candidatus Sungiibacteriota bacterium genome encodes:
- the rpsG gene encoding 30S ribosomal protein S7: MRRKKKFQREITSDQKYSNVQVAKFINYVMRKGKKSTAQRVVYKTFDLIEKKYKQDPLGVFTTAVQNAGPTLEVRSRRIGGATYQVPREVRGDRRQALAFRWILGAARSKKGKPMHEKLAEELVAATKNEGVAIKKKLDTHRMAEANKAFAHFAW, from the coding sequence ATGAGAAGGAAAAAGAAATTTCAACGAGAAATAACCTCCGATCAAAAATACAGCAACGTACAGGTTGCTAAATTTATTAACTACGTTATGCGTAAGGGGAAAAAATCTACCGCCCAGAGGGTTGTTTATAAAACTTTTGATTTGATTGAAAAAAAATATAAACAGGATCCGCTTGGTGTATTTACCACGGCAGTGCAAAATGCGGGGCCAACTCTTGAAGTACGTTCGCGCCGCATCGGCGGCGCAACTTATCAGGTGCCGCGCGAAGTGAGGGGAGATAGAAGGCAAGCCTTGGCGTTTCGTTGGATTCTGGGTGCAGCGCGTTCCAAAAAAGGAAAACCCATGCACGAGAAATTAGCCGAAGAGTTGGTGGCCGCCACAAAGAATGAAGGTGTGGCAATAAAGAAAAAACTGGACACCCATCGTATGGCCGAGGCAAACAAAGCATTTGCGCATTTCGCGTGGTAA
- the tuf gene encoding elongation factor Tu: MAEKFERTKPHINVGTIGHVDHGKTTLTAAITKILSLKGLPSRVESVDQIDNAPEEKARGITIALHHSEYETEKRHYAHIDAPGHADYIKNMITGAAQMDGAILVVSASDGPMPQTREHILLARQVGVPAVVVFLNKVDMVDDPELIDLVEAEVRELLKKYEFPGDEIPVIRGSALKALDAKSVDDEWAKKILELVGALDTYIPEPVRDVDKPFLMPIEDVFSIEGRGTVVTGRIERGKVKLNDEVGVIGLRDTQKTIVTGIEMFNKSLDEGMAGDNAGILLRGLKKEDVERGQVIAKPGSVTPHTEFESEVYILTKEEGGRHTPFFTGYKPQFYIRTTDVTGDVTLPQGTEMVMPGDTIKFTVKLIVPVALEEKQRFAIREGGKTVGAGVVTKIMK; this comes from the coding sequence ATGGCAGAAAAATTTGAGCGAACCAAGCCGCATATAAACGTCGGAACCATTGGGCACGTTGACCATGGAAAGACGACCCTAACAGCGGCCATAACCAAAATCCTTAGTTTAAAAGGGCTTCCTTCACGCGTAGAGTCAGTGGATCAGATTGACAATGCGCCCGAAGAAAAAGCGCGCGGAATTACTATTGCGCTTCATCACTCCGAGTACGAGACCGAGAAGAGGCACTACGCCCACATTGACGCTCCGGGACACGCCGACTACATCAAAAATATGATTACTGGCGCAGCCCAGATGGATGGCGCGATTTTGGTTGTTTCCGCATCTGATGGCCCTATGCCGCAGACTCGGGAGCATATACTTCTGGCGCGGCAAGTCGGGGTACCGGCAGTTGTGGTGTTTTTGAATAAAGTGGATATGGTGGACGATCCGGAGCTAATTGACTTAGTGGAAGCAGAAGTGCGGGAGCTCCTTAAAAAGTATGAATTTCCCGGAGACGAAATTCCCGTGATCCGGGGATCAGCCCTCAAGGCGCTTGACGCCAAATCTGTGGATGACGAATGGGCCAAGAAAATTTTGGAGCTTGTAGGAGCCCTTGATACTTATATTCCCGAACCCGTGCGCGATGTGGACAAGCCTTTCCTGATGCCTATTGAGGACGTTTTTTCCATTGAGGGCCGAGGTACGGTTGTAACCGGAAGGATTGAAAGAGGTAAAGTAAAACTAAACGATGAGGTTGGGGTTATTGGCCTTCGCGATACCCAAAAAACTATTGTTACGGGAATTGAGATGTTTAACAAGTCCCTTGATGAAGGAATGGCCGGGGACAATGCGGGTATCCTTCTACGCGGTCTTAAAAAAGAGGACGTGGAGCGTGGACAGGTAATTGCCAAGCCCGGGTCAGTAACGCCCCATACAGAATTTGAATCAGAGGTTTATATTCTGACCAAAGAAGAGGGTGGACGCCACACGCCGTTTTTCACCGGCTACAAGCCGCAGTTTTATATCCGCACCACTGATGTGACCGGCGATGTGACGCTTCCGCAGGGAACGGAAATGGTTATGCCCGGAGACACCATAAAGTTTACGGTAAAACTTATTGTTCCGGTTGCGCTTGAGGAAAAACAGAGGTTTGCAATCAGAGAGGGGGGTAAAACGGTCGGGGCAGGAGTGGTTACGAAAATTATGAAATAG
- the rplW gene encoding 50S ribosomal protein L23: MSILNKILKKKESEKKVVEKVEKKETVITEKKQVSEKRPLPQGKIVLGVLVAPHITEKSTALSKYNKYIFKVTLRANKILTKQAVEAKYGVRVESVRVLNTSGKERRRGRIIGHKPGFKKAVVTLAEGYNIELT; the protein is encoded by the coding sequence ATGTCCATATTAAACAAAATTTTAAAAAAGAAAGAGTCAGAGAAGAAAGTTGTTGAAAAGGTTGAGAAAAAAGAAACCGTGATCACAGAAAAGAAACAAGTTTCTGAAAAGAGGCCGCTTCCTCAGGGAAAAATTGTTCTGGGAGTTCTTGTCGCCCCGCACATAACAGAAAAAAGTACGGCGTTATCAAAATATAACAAGTATATTTTTAAAGTGACGCTAAGGGCCAACAAAATTCTTACTAAACAGGCGGTGGAAGCAAAATATGGTGTTAGGGTTGAGAGCGTCCGAGTTTTAAACACGTCTGGCAAAGAACGAAGACGCGGCCGCATTATTGGACACAAGCCCGGATTTAAAAAGGCGGTAGTAACCTTGGCGGAGGGGTACAACATTGAACTTACATGA
- the rpsS gene encoding 30S ribosomal protein S19 codes for MARSLKKGPYVHPSILKHMSRIRTGSKTVIKTWSRDSTITPEMIGYTFGVHNGRNFIEIKVMEDMVGHKLGEFAPTRKFVRHGGRMQRELEQKTEGAAKEKESAPKPAAK; via the coding sequence ATGGCGCGCAGTCTTAAAAAAGGTCCCTACGTTCATCCCTCAATATTAAAACACATGTCCCGTATAAGAACGGGGTCAAAGACCGTGATTAAAACTTGGTCTCGGGATTCTACCATTACGCCGGAGATGATTGGTTATACTTTCGGCGTGCATAACGGAAGGAATTTTATAGAGATCAAGGTTATGGAAGATATGGTGGGACATAAACTGGGTGAATTTGCGCCAACGCGTAAATTTGTACGACATGGCGGCAGGATGCAGCGCGAGCTTGAGCAGAAAACAGAAGGGGCGGCCAAAGAAAAAGAGTCTGCGCCCAAACCAGCCGCTAAATAA
- the rpsJ gene encoding 30S ribosomal protein S10 — MKPKLRIKVRAYDSKIIDNSVKQIVDTAVRNGAEVVGPVPLPTEMHKYTVNRSSFVHKNAREQFEMRVHKRLIDILNPTPKTIDALTNLNLPAGVDIEIKMM, encoded by the coding sequence ATTAAGCCCAAACTGCGCATTAAAGTTCGAGCCTACGACTCGAAGATTATTGATAATTCGGTCAAACAGATTGTGGATACGGCAGTACGAAACGGAGCGGAAGTGGTGGGGCCGGTGCCTTTGCCAACAGAAATGCATAAATATACTGTCAACCGCTCCAGTTTTGTCCACAAAAACGCCCGGGAACAATTTGAGATGCGGGTGCATAAGCGCCTGATTGATATTTTAAATCCAACCCCAAAAACTATTGATGCGCTGACAAATCTAAATCTGCCGGCGGGAGTAGATATAGAGATTAAAATGATGTGA
- the rplB gene encoding 50S ribosomal protein L2: protein MKKFKPTSPARRQMEIVDLKSIVAKTKPERQLTWGRKRHVGRNAFGRITTRHKGGGVKRLWREIDFRYNKKDIPAKVMSLEYDPNRTSFIALLQYRDGEKRYVLAPQQLRVGVEVVTSENAPLEVGNRLPLKKIPVGTMVYNVELSPGRGAQLVRSAGVGAIVLAQEGRFTNIQLPSKEVRMVLSENWASIGALSNPEHGFMTIGKAGRARRLGIRPTVRGTAMNPVDHPHGGGEGRTLLGRRRGPSTPWGKPARGVKTRKRNKRSDKYILSRRPI, encoded by the coding sequence ATGAAAAAGTTTAAACCAACATCACCAGCGCGGCGCCAGATGGAGATCGTTGACCTGAAAAGTATTGTTGCTAAAACCAAACCCGAGAGGCAGTTAACCTGGGGTCGGAAACGTCATGTCGGCCGCAACGCTTTTGGCCGTATAACCACTCGCCACAAAGGCGGTGGAGTAAAAAGGTTATGGCGTGAGATTGATTTTCGCTACAATAAAAAGGATATTCCTGCAAAAGTAATGTCCTTAGAGTACGATCCCAACCGCACCAGTTTTATTGCCCTTCTTCAATACCGGGATGGAGAGAAAAGATATGTTCTTGCGCCGCAGCAATTAAGGGTTGGGGTTGAGGTCGTTACATCAGAAAATGCGCCCCTAGAGGTGGGTAATCGCCTGCCTTTGAAGAAGATTCCTGTAGGAACAATGGTGTATAATGTAGAGCTTAGTCCGGGCCGGGGCGCGCAATTAGTGCGTTCCGCCGGCGTTGGAGCAATAGTGCTCGCACAAGAAGGAAGATTTACTAATATCCAGTTGCCTTCCAAAGAGGTTCGTATGGTGCTTTCGGAAAATTGGGCATCCATTGGCGCGCTTTCCAACCCAGAACATGGTTTTATGACCATTGGTAAAGCGGGTCGGGCGCGGAGGCTTGGCATCAGACCAACGGTACGAGGTACGGCCATGAATCCGGTAGATCACCCGCATGGCGGCGGCGAAGGGCGCACACTTCTGGGACGAAGACGGGGCCCTTCCACGCCTTGGGGCAAACCGGCGCGCGGCGTGAAAACAAGGAAGAGAAATAAAAGGTCGGATAAATATATTTTATCCCGACGCCCCATTTAA
- the rplC gene encoding 50S ribosomal protein L3, producing the protein MKFVLGEKLGMSQIFDKEGNVIPVTLVKATPNVVLQIKTKEKDGYEAIQIGAGERKAKNIKKPQRGHFSAGGGSAFGGKNLGNFRYVREFKTADKPERGQKIDVSVFQEGDKVKVSGISKGKGFQGVVKRHGFHGAPATHGTKHAHRQPGSIGATWPQRVIKGMRMAGRMGGDRVSVRNLKIAKVDLENNILAIKGAVPGRRGTLLEIRG; encoded by the coding sequence ATGAAATTCGTATTAGGAGAAAAATTAGGAATGAGTCAGATTTTTGATAAAGAAGGCAATGTCATTCCGGTGACGCTTGTTAAGGCAACACCAAATGTAGTTTTGCAAATAAAAACCAAGGAAAAAGACGGGTATGAAGCAATTCAGATTGGGGCAGGAGAGCGGAAAGCCAAAAATATAAAAAAGCCGCAGAGGGGGCATTTTTCCGCCGGAGGCGGGTCCGCCTTTGGCGGAAAAAATTTGGGGAATTTTCGCTACGTGCGTGAGTTTAAGACAGCAGACAAACCGGAACGAGGTCAAAAAATTGATGTATCAGTTTTTCAAGAGGGCGACAAGGTAAAAGTAAGCGGAATTTCCAAAGGAAAAGGGTTTCAGGGCGTGGTAAAACGTCACGGATTTCACGGGGCGCCCGCAACGCACGGCACCAAGCACGCCCATCGCCAGCCGGGGTCCATTGGCGCCACTTGGCCGCAAAGAGTGATAAAAGGAATGCGAATGGCAGGAAGAATGGGTGGCGATAGGGTGAGCGTGAGAAATTTAAAAATAGCGAAGGTGGATTTAGAGAATAATATATTAGCGATAAAAGGAGCAGTACCGGGGAGACGAGGGACGTTACTTGAGATTAGAGGATAG
- the fusA gene encoding elongation factor G, whose translation MPRDYPIERTRDIGIIAHIDAGKTTVTERVLFYTGVSHKIGEVHEGTTVMDWMEQERERGITITAAATTCFWTPTYLTTNNQQPTTNDEKNEYRINIIDTPGHIDFTVEVQRSLRVLDGAVVVFDGVAGVEPQSETVWRQADKFHVPRICFINKLDRMGASFEKSLASIYERLTPNAVAVTIPIGHEQEHEGVIDLMRMRAVRFLGEHGEQIELSDIPENLKSSAEEWRHKMVEKISESDEALTEKYLEGKEISIEELRRALRKATLAYKLVPVFCGSALKNKGVQLVLDGVIDYLPSPLDLPPVKGINPKSGAEESREAKDDAPFAALAFKLQSDPYVGQLTYFRVYSGTLNAGSYVLNSVKGEQERVGRILRMHANSREELKEINAGNIGAIVGLKNTHTGDTLCDPEHPIVLEKIIFPEPVVSLKIEPKTKADQEKMGIALHRLGEEDPTFRIKGDLETGETIISGMGELHLEIIVDRMKREFSVAANVGRPQVAYKETIKKLATAEGKYIRQSGGRGQYGHVWLRVEPRERGKGFEFVDEIKGGIIPKEFIPAVEKGIKEAMEKGVLAGYPMVDMEVALYDGSYHEVDSSEAAFKIAGSIALQEASRRAGLVMLEPIMRIEAVLPEQFLGEVTGDLNSKRGRIEEMSERGLGIKVIDAKVPLSEMFGYVTTLRSLTQGRASFTMEFDHYEEVPNNIAQLIIEGKK comes from the coding sequence ATGCCCCGTGACTATCCAATAGAAAGAACAAGAGATATAGGTATTATAGCTCATATAGATGCTGGGAAAACGACAGTCACCGAGCGCGTTTTGTTTTACACTGGCGTATCGCATAAAATCGGCGAAGTGCATGAGGGAACAACTGTGATGGACTGGATGGAACAGGAGCGGGAACGGGGAATTACTATTACGGCCGCAGCCACCACTTGTTTTTGGACGCCGACCTATCTCACAACCAACAACCAACAACCAACAACCAACGACGAAAAAAATGAATACCGTATAAACATAATTGATACCCCGGGGCACATTGATTTTACGGTGGAGGTTCAGCGCTCATTGCGAGTTTTGGACGGCGCCGTAGTGGTTTTTGACGGCGTGGCCGGAGTGGAGCCGCAATCAGAAACCGTCTGGCGGCAAGCCGATAAATTTCACGTGCCGCGCATTTGTTTTATCAACAAACTTGACCGCATGGGCGCATCTTTTGAAAAATCTCTTGCTTCAATTTATGAACGGCTTACACCCAATGCCGTTGCCGTAACAATTCCGATTGGACACGAGCAAGAGCATGAGGGAGTGATTGATTTGATGCGTATGAGAGCAGTGCGTTTTTTGGGAGAGCACGGCGAGCAAATAGAGCTTTCCGATATTCCGGAAAATTTAAAATCTTCAGCCGAGGAATGGCGCCACAAAATGGTTGAGAAAATTTCCGAGTCGGACGAGGCGCTTACGGAAAAATATCTTGAGGGTAAGGAAATTTCCATAGAGGAATTGCGTCGGGCTCTACGTAAAGCAACTCTTGCATATAAACTCGTTCCGGTTTTCTGCGGCTCGGCCCTAAAAAATAAAGGAGTACAGCTTGTTCTGGACGGTGTTATTGATTATCTGCCTTCACCCCTTGATCTTCCTCCGGTAAAAGGCATCAATCCCAAAAGCGGCGCGGAAGAGTCACGTGAGGCCAAAGACGATGCCCCTTTTGCCGCGCTTGCTTTTAAACTTCAGTCCGATCCGTATGTGGGACAGCTTACTTATTTTCGTGTTTATTCGGGAACGTTGAATGCCGGCTCTTATGTTTTAAATTCTGTGAAAGGAGAGCAAGAACGTGTGGGCAGAATTTTGCGGATGCATGCCAACTCCCGCGAAGAGCTAAAAGAAATTAACGCCGGAAATATCGGCGCCATTGTTGGTTTGAAAAATACCCATACCGGAGATACCCTCTGCGACCCCGAGCACCCTATTGTGCTGGAAAAAATTATTTTTCCGGAGCCGGTGGTGTCCCTTAAAATTGAACCTAAAACCAAAGCCGATCAGGAAAAAATGGGGATTGCTCTGCATCGTCTTGGTGAGGAAGACCCCACCTTCCGGATTAAGGGTGATCTGGAAACAGGAGAGACCATTATCTCCGGAATGGGCGAGCTGCATTTGGAAATTATCGTGGACAGAATGAAGCGTGAGTTTTCGGTTGCGGCCAATGTGGGCCGGCCGCAGGTTGCCTACAAGGAAACAATTAAAAAACTGGCCACTGCCGAAGGGAAATATATTCGTCAGTCAGGAGGCCGCGGACAGTACGGACATGTATGGCTTCGGGTGGAGCCGCGGGAGCGCGGCAAGGGCTTTGAGTTTGTTGATGAAATTAAGGGTGGTATAATTCCCAAAGAGTTTATACCGGCAGTTGAGAAAGGAATTAAGGAAGCAATGGAAAAGGGAGTGCTGGCAGGATATCCGATGGTGGATATGGAGGTTGCTCTTTATGACGGTTCGTACCACGAAGTTGACTCTTCGGAAGCTGCTTTTAAAATCGCGGGGTCAATTGCTCTGCAGGAGGCATCTCGCAGAGCAGGGCTTGTGATGCTTGAGCCTATTATGAGAATAGAGGCCGTTCTGCCCGAACAATTTTTGGGAGAGGTGACGGGAGACTTAAATTCTAAGCGCGGCCGGATTGAGGAAATGTCAGAGCGGGGGCTTGGAATTAAAGTAATTGATGCCAAAGTTCCTTTATCCGAGATGTTTGGATATGTTACGACCCTGCGGTCGTTGACACAGGGAAGGGCCTCCTTCACAATGGAGTTTGATCATTATGAAGAAGTGCCGAACAATATAGCCCAATTGATTATTGAAGGAAAAAAGTAA
- the rplD gene encoding 50S ribosomal protein L4 codes for MIVNLYNQSAKKVGTVDLPEAVFGLKWNADLVHQVVTSQAANLRSPVAHAKGRSEVRGGGRKPWRQKGTGRARHGSIRSPLWKGGGVTHGPLTEKNYKKKINKKMARRALYTVLSAKARDNEIIVLDDLKFKEAKTKYAAQMFAKFVKEKEFSRITKGRGVLIALPEKNEILRRAMRNLPYIEIDEARNLNAHEVLQYKFLLLPQKTLEVFT; via the coding sequence ATGATTGTCAATCTCTACAACCAATCAGCCAAAAAAGTAGGAACGGTAGATTTACCCGAGGCAGTGTTTGGTTTGAAGTGGAATGCTGACTTGGTGCATCAGGTGGTGACTTCACAGGCCGCGAATCTGCGAAGTCCTGTTGCGCACGCCAAAGGCAGGAGCGAGGTTCGCGGCGGAGGAAGAAAGCCGTGGCGGCAGAAAGGTACGGGTAGAGCGCGGCACGGGTCTATCCGATCCCCGCTTTGGAAAGGAGGCGGAGTGACCCACGGTCCGCTGACCGAGAAAAATTACAAAAAGAAAATCAACAAGAAAATGGCGCGGCGCGCCCTGTATACAGTACTTTCTGCCAAAGCGCGCGATAACGAAATTATAGTTCTTGACGACTTGAAGTTTAAAGAAGCCAAAACCAAATACGCCGCCCAAATGTTTGCAAAATTTGTAAAAGAAAAAGAGTTTAGCCGCATCACCAAGGGCCGCGGCGTGCTAATTGCGCTTCCGGAAAAAAATGAAATCCTGCGCCGTGCCATGCGCAATCTTCCTTATATAGAAATTGACGAGGCGCGAAATTTAAATGCGCATGAGGTTTTGCAGTATAAGTTTTTACTGCTGCCTCAAAAGACGCTTGAAGTGTTTACATAG